A genomic window from Cotesia glomerata isolate CgM1 linkage group LG7, MPM_Cglom_v2.3, whole genome shotgun sequence includes:
- the LOC123268258 gene encoding ALK tyrosine kinase receptor isoform X1 yields the protein MISKESSIIKISITARSPRYLRRREILKRDGCFLLKLLLTLYCIVGGDCEPRRGIKELQAALAEERVPPPFLRHCDFEAPCSSWNYTDNFKIVSRNDASEYTTGHYLRLDGPNIGQIWSILISHTGAQCFLKFATRQTEMGDGIIRLIIMSNNITTSVASERTGNNDAKWNITELKLGAISQPYKVGLEIVVPKNATFSIDNIRLDDCFPESQPPVSDKCTLDMFHCRNGSCINRTRICDLTPDCAMGEDEILECDKMPDTARCNFEKGWCGWKNAPNKTLQWTLHQGSTPTERTGPSYDHTYRNETGTYAFVNSSRNHGLGESATLNSPIFNPTPPYHADPKSRFYQSCQVRFFFHQYGEFSGSLGLYLIQLKPHQNHSQRLWWSYGDRNDIWYNQVVTLPDIRYRYFLQFESSKSYAAKADVAIDDFSLSPQCFGIGVPADVMGDFNYYSPVIESEHPIEQHFDFVNETVVRITTCGATGRFGPTVKQCAREYNKTESEVELPEILRTNSSQNYYRGVQKWVVPSGGYYTLMAVGARGGRGSGGMGSTLGAFVRGVLELEKGQTLYFLVGQPGIDACTKSLGMMNNPCGVVSTAGGNESPLVGVQSAIREVKNIELTNGGGGGGGATYVFTVKSTGEREPLLVAAGGGGLGFGQFVDDGIQHGHGPYVDMKNHVLELTPGDKSGGGGGGWNGSSTHDLRRISVGQSVMKGGVGGVGCHQKNKTHGDGGFGGGGGGCRTGGGGGGFTGGTTGVKSSTNGEGGFSYISSELIHTAYRSGYNPGSGEVLIVPAISGCGCDFRCVAVDRHLSETRCLCPPGWQLGNDSRSCLADELDFTNQTMKIVLIVVCFVLAVSFSALCFILYNRYQNKKAVSRRRLAMFGNGTELNPFPGVSDTIMTEFNPNYEFAGNFYSIKDLPQIPRESITCVKPLGQGAFGEVFQGVYKYTRNEEAQIAVKTLPAVTTSQAAADFMMEALIMSKFDHPNIVKFIGISFDKNPRYIVLELLAGGDLKNFLREERPKPDRPTTLTMRDLIICAHDVASGCKYMEDARFIHRDIAARNCLLTCKGPGRVVKIADFGMARDIYRSDYYRKGGKAMLPIKWMPPESFLDGIFTTKTDVWAFGVLLWEIMSFGYMPYTGCSNREVMLMVQSGGRLEKPAECPDPIYGIMAKCWHPKPDDRPSFELIVERLGYCLQDPDVINHPMPNYDILPDCDREITIMRPDPETECINVHSNLDGCGYMQPRTNFRPGAYKMGFVPGIVYASLRHNDDLEGEIIQETTLIQPKEREANAENVRIRKMFEDKPPIIYEQEIIKHPLNEDKDLNEKPILNNKDLKGVREEYDKPIENGESTTTTDTISDSLVNASSVSPPDTELSLQNTPKSSPNHSNMSPNNSVNNVNGIVKKNSLKATLSLDPATLYRGAIPYEKIKFSSAPPHITTSDSLEIKKESLGHELPREEECSC from the exons ATGATCAGCAAGGAATCTtcgattattaaaatttccatCACAGCGCGCTCCCCCCGGTATCTTCGGAGACGGGAGATATTGAAGAGGGACGGCTGTTTTCTCCTTAAATTGCTTTTAACGCTTTACTGCATCGTCGGGGGTGATTGCGAGCCGCGACGAGGGATTAAGGAGCTGCAAGCCGCGTTGGCCGAAGAACGGGTTCCTCCCCCATTTCTTAGGCACTGTGACTTCGAAGCGCCCTGCAGCTCCTGGAACTACACCGACAACTTCAAAATAGTCTCGAGAAATGACGCGAGCGAGTACACCACGGGTCATTATTTGCGGTTGGATGGCCCGAACATCGGACAGATCTGGTCGATCCTCATTTCTCACACGGGTGCTCAGTGTTTTCTCAAATTCGCTACACGTCAAACAGAAATGGGAGACGGAATAATACGGCTCATTATTATGTCTAACAATATTACGACCTCTGTTGCCTCCGAGCGAACGGGAAACAATGACGCCAA GTGGAATATTACTGAACTAAAACTTGGAGCTATTAGCCAACCTTATAAAGTTGGTCTTGAAATAGTTGTACCAAAGAATGCCACCTTCTCCATTGACAATATTCGACTGGATGACTGTTTTCCag AATCTCAGCCGCCTGTTAGCGATAAATGCACGCTGGATATGTTTCACTGCAGAAACGGCTCTTGTATCAATAGAACGCGAATTTGCGACTTGACGCCTGATTGTGCTATGggagaagatgaaattcttgaATGTg ACAAAATGCCAGACACAGCGAGGTgtaatttcgaaaaagggTGGTGTGGGTGGAAAAACGCACCCAATAAAACTCTACAGTGGACGCTGCATCAAGGAAGTACGCCTACAGAGAGGACTGGTCCAAGTTACGATCACACATATCGCAACGAAACAG GGACTTATGCGTTCGTAAATTCATCGAGGAATCACGGATTGGGCGAAAGCGCGACTCTGAACAGCCCAATATTTAATCCAACTCCGCCTTACCACGCTGACCCGAAAAGCCGGTTCTATCAGTCATGTCAAGTGCGTTTTTTCTTCCATCAGTACGGTGAATTCAGCGGATCCTTGGGGCTATATTTGATACAACTAAAGCCTCATCAAAACCACTCACAGAGATTGTGGTGGAGCTACGGAGATCGTAACGATATCTGGTATAATCAGGTTGTTACGTTACCTGACATTCGATACCgatattttttgcaatttgAATCCAGCAAAAGTTATGCTGCTAAAGCCGACGTCGCTATTGATGATTTTTCATTGAGTCCCCAGTGCTTTGGAATTG GAGTTCCGGCAGACGTGATGggagattttaattattacagtcCAGTTATTGAATCAGAGCATCCAATTGAGCAACACTTTGATTTCGTGAATGAAACAG TGGTGAGAATAACAACATGTGGCGCAACGGGACGCTTCGGACCAACGGTCAAGCAATGTGCTCGTGAATACAACAAAACAGAGTCAGAAGTTGAACTTCCTGAGATCTTACGAACCAATTCTTCTCAGAACTACTATCGAGGGGTGCAGAAGTGGGTGGTGCCCAGCGGAGGATACTACACCTTGATGGCGGTGGGAGCTCGCGGAGGAAGAGGCTCAGGGGGAATGGGCAGCACCCTCGGAGCTTTCGTTCGCGGTGTTCTTGAACTAGAAAAAGGCCAGACTCTGTACTTTTTGGTGGGACAACCAGGAATTGATGCGTGTACCAAGAGCCTGGGCATGATGAATAATCCCTGCGGTGTTGTTTCTACCGCCGGGGGTAATGAATCTCCCCTAGTTGGGGTCCAATCTGCGATCCGCGAGGTAAAGAACATCGAATTGACCAACGGCGGGGGAGGAGGCGGAGGAGCTACATATGTATTTACCGTAAAATCAACGGGAGAGCGTGAACCGCTGCTGGTCGCTGCGGGGGGTGGAGGACTCGGGTTTGGGCAATTTGTCGACGATGGAATTCAGCATGGTCATGGACCCTACGTGGACATGAAAAATCACGTCCTCGAGTTGACACCGGGAGATAAATCTGGGGGAGGAGGAGGAGGGTGGAACGGGTCATCCACGCACGACTTGAGACGTATTTCAGTGGGCCAATCTGTGATGAAGGGTGGCGTGGGCGGTGTCGGGTGtcatcagaaaaataaaactcacGGGGACGGAGGCTTCGGCGGAGGAGGTGGAGGCTGTCGAACTGGAGGCGGAGGTGGCGGATTCACTGGCGGAACTACCGGGGTAAAAAGCTCGACCAATGGCGAGGGTGGATTCTCATACATATCGTCCGAGCTAATCCACACGGCCTACAGATCCGGCTACAATCCTGGCTCAGGAGAAGTTTTAATAGTTCCGGCTATAAGCGGATGTGGATGCGATTTTCGGTGTGTCGCGGTTGATCGGCATCTCAGCGAGACGAGATGTCTGTGTCCGCCTGGCTGGCAGCTTGGAAATGATTCTCGCTCGTGCTTGGCCGACGAGCTGGATTTTACCAATCAGACGATGAAGATAGTATTGATTGTCGTTTGCTTCGTACTTGCGGTATCTTTCTCAGCGCTTTGCTTTATATTGTACAATAGATATCAGAATAAAAAGGCCGTATCGAGGCGCAGATTGGCGATGTTCGGTAACGGAACAGAATTAAATCCATTTCCGGGAGTTTCCGACACGATAATGACTGAATTTAATCCGAATTACGAGTTTGCTGGTAACTTTTACAGTATCAAAGACTTACCGCAGATACCACGTGAATCAATTACTTGCGTGAAACCGCTCGGACAAGGAGCTTTCGGTGAGGTCTTTCAAGGTGTTTACAAGTACACCCGCAATGAAGAAGCTCAGATTGCTGTTAAAACTTTGCCAGCGGTAACAACGTCCCAAGCAGCAGCTGATTTTATGATGGAAGCGCTTATTATGAGCAAATTCGATCATCCGAATATTGTTAAGTTCATTGGAATATCATTTGACAAAAATCCACGTTATATTGTTTTGGAATTGCTTGCCGGAGgggatttgaaaaattttctgcgCGAAGAGCGACCTAAACCC GATCGACCAACGACTTTGACAATGAGGGACTTAATTATTTGCGCTCATGATGTTGCCAGTGGTTGCAAATACATGGAGGATGCCCGCTTTATTCATCGCGACATTGCAGCCCGTAATTGCCTGCTAACTTGCAAAGGACCGGGACGTGTTGTTAAGATTGCTGACTTTGGAATGGCCCGTGACATATACCGCAGTGACTATTACAGAAAAGGCGGGAAGGCTATGTTGCCCATTAAATGGATGCCACCAGAGAGTTTCTTGGATGGGATTTTCACTACAAAGACTGATGTGTG GGCTTTCGGCGTACTCCTTTGGGAGATTATGTCATTCGGGTACATGCCGTACACTGGATGCTCAAACCGAGAAGTAATGTTGATGGTGCAGTCAGGAGGACGTCTTGAGAAACCAGCCGAGTGTCCTGATCCTATTTACGGTATAATGGCTAAGTGCTGGCATCCCAAGCCTGATGATCGACCCAGCTTTGAGCTCATTGTCGAGAGATTAGGTTACTGTCTCCAGGATCCAGATGTTATTAATCATCCGATGCCAAATTATGATATTCTTCCGGATTGTGACAGAGAAATCACTATCATGAGACCTGATCCAGAAACTGAATGCATCAATGTACATTCCAAT CTGGACGGATGTGGATACATGCAGCCGCGCACTAATTTTCGCCCCGGTGCTTACAAGATGGGATTTGTTCCGGGGATTGTCTATGCTTCTCTGCGTCACAATGATGATTTAGAGGGTGAAATAATTCAAGAGACGACCTTGATACAGCCGAAAGAACGGGAGGCTAATGCCGAGAATGTCAGGATACGCAAAATGTTTGAGGACAAGCCACCAATTATTTATGAACag GAGATAATTAAACACCCGTTAAATGAAGATAAAGATCTTAATGAAAAaccaatattaaataataaagatttaaaGGGCGTGAGAGAAGAATACGACAAACCGATCGAAAATGGTGAAAGTACAACAACCACTGATACGATTTCCGATTCACTTGTCAACGCTTCGTCAGTTTCGCCTCCAGATACTGAATTATCGTTACAAAACACACCTAAATCCTCGCCAAATCATTCAAACATGAGTCCTAATAATTCAGTGAATAATGTCAATGGtattgttaagaaaaattcattgaaagcGACATTGAGTTTGGATCCGGCTACACTTTATCGTGGTGCTATTCCGtatgagaaaataaaattttcttcagcTCCACCGCATATAACTACTTCTGAtagtttagaaataaaaaag GAGTCGTTAGGACATGAGCTACCGAGAGAAGAAGAATGCTCCTGCTGA
- the LOC123268258 gene encoding leukocyte tyrosine kinase receptor isoform X2 — protein sequence MISKESSIIKISITARSPRYLRRREILKRDGCFLLKLLLTLYCIVGGDCEPRRGIKELQAALAEERVPPPFLRHCDFEAPCSSWNYTDNFKIVSRNDASEYTTGHYLRLDGPNIGQIWSILISHTGAQCFLKFATRQTEMGDGIIRLIIMSNNITTSVASERTGNNDAKWNITELKLGAISQPYKVGLEIVVPKNATFSIDNIRLDDCFPESQPPVSDKCTLDMFHCRNGSCINRTRICDLTPDCAMGEDEILECDKMPDTARCNFEKGWCGWKNAPNKTLQWTLHQGSTPTERTGPSYDHTYRNETGTYAFVNSSRNHGLGESATLNSPIFNPTPPYHADPKSRFYQSCQVRFFFHQYGEFSGSLGLYLIQLKPHQNHSQRLWWSYGDRNDIWYNQVVTLPDIRYRYFLQFESSKSYAAKADVAIDDFSLSPQCFGIGVPADVMGDFNYYSPVIESEHPIEQHFDFVNETVVRITTCGATGRFGPTVKQCAREYNKTESEVELPEILRTNSSQNYYRGVQKWVVPSGGYYTLMAVGARGGRGSGGMGSTLGAFVRGVLELEKGQTLYFLVGQPGIDACTKSLGMMNNPCGVVSTAGGNESPLVGVQSAIREVKNIELTNGGGGGGGATYVFTVKSTGEREPLLVAAGGGGLGFGQFVDDGIQHGHGPYVDMKNHVLELTPGDKSGGGGGGWNGSSTHDLRRISVGQSVMKGGVGGVGCHQKNKTHGDGGFGGGGGGCRTGGGGGGFTGGTTGVKSSTNGEGGFSYISSELIHTAYRSGYNPGSGEVLIVPAISGCGCDFRCVAVDRHLSETRCLCPPGWQLGNDSRSCLADELDFTNQTMKIVLIVVCFVLAVSFSALCFILYNRYQNKKAVSRRRLAMFGNGTELNPFPGVSDTIMTEFNPNYEFAGNFYSIKDLPQIPRESITCVKPLGQGAFGEVFQGVYKYTRNEEAQIAVKTLPAVTTSQAAADFMMEALIMSKFDHPNIVKFIGISFDKNPRYIVLELLAGGDLKNFLREERPKPDRPTTLTMRDLIICAHDVASGCKYMEDARFIHRDIAARNCLLTCKGPGRVVKIADFGMARDIYRSDYYRKGGKAMLPIKWMPPESFLDGIFTTKTDVWAFGVLLWEIMSFGYMPYTGCSNREVMLMVQSGGRLEKPAECPDPIYGIMAKCWHPKPDDRPSFELIVERLGYCLQDPDVINHPMPNYDILPDCDREITIMRPDPETECINVHSNVFHDFCTAGRMWIHAAAH from the exons ATGATCAGCAAGGAATCTtcgattattaaaatttccatCACAGCGCGCTCCCCCCGGTATCTTCGGAGACGGGAGATATTGAAGAGGGACGGCTGTTTTCTCCTTAAATTGCTTTTAACGCTTTACTGCATCGTCGGGGGTGATTGCGAGCCGCGACGAGGGATTAAGGAGCTGCAAGCCGCGTTGGCCGAAGAACGGGTTCCTCCCCCATTTCTTAGGCACTGTGACTTCGAAGCGCCCTGCAGCTCCTGGAACTACACCGACAACTTCAAAATAGTCTCGAGAAATGACGCGAGCGAGTACACCACGGGTCATTATTTGCGGTTGGATGGCCCGAACATCGGACAGATCTGGTCGATCCTCATTTCTCACACGGGTGCTCAGTGTTTTCTCAAATTCGCTACACGTCAAACAGAAATGGGAGACGGAATAATACGGCTCATTATTATGTCTAACAATATTACGACCTCTGTTGCCTCCGAGCGAACGGGAAACAATGACGCCAA GTGGAATATTACTGAACTAAAACTTGGAGCTATTAGCCAACCTTATAAAGTTGGTCTTGAAATAGTTGTACCAAAGAATGCCACCTTCTCCATTGACAATATTCGACTGGATGACTGTTTTCCag AATCTCAGCCGCCTGTTAGCGATAAATGCACGCTGGATATGTTTCACTGCAGAAACGGCTCTTGTATCAATAGAACGCGAATTTGCGACTTGACGCCTGATTGTGCTATGggagaagatgaaattcttgaATGTg ACAAAATGCCAGACACAGCGAGGTgtaatttcgaaaaagggTGGTGTGGGTGGAAAAACGCACCCAATAAAACTCTACAGTGGACGCTGCATCAAGGAAGTACGCCTACAGAGAGGACTGGTCCAAGTTACGATCACACATATCGCAACGAAACAG GGACTTATGCGTTCGTAAATTCATCGAGGAATCACGGATTGGGCGAAAGCGCGACTCTGAACAGCCCAATATTTAATCCAACTCCGCCTTACCACGCTGACCCGAAAAGCCGGTTCTATCAGTCATGTCAAGTGCGTTTTTTCTTCCATCAGTACGGTGAATTCAGCGGATCCTTGGGGCTATATTTGATACAACTAAAGCCTCATCAAAACCACTCACAGAGATTGTGGTGGAGCTACGGAGATCGTAACGATATCTGGTATAATCAGGTTGTTACGTTACCTGACATTCGATACCgatattttttgcaatttgAATCCAGCAAAAGTTATGCTGCTAAAGCCGACGTCGCTATTGATGATTTTTCATTGAGTCCCCAGTGCTTTGGAATTG GAGTTCCGGCAGACGTGATGggagattttaattattacagtcCAGTTATTGAATCAGAGCATCCAATTGAGCAACACTTTGATTTCGTGAATGAAACAG TGGTGAGAATAACAACATGTGGCGCAACGGGACGCTTCGGACCAACGGTCAAGCAATGTGCTCGTGAATACAACAAAACAGAGTCAGAAGTTGAACTTCCTGAGATCTTACGAACCAATTCTTCTCAGAACTACTATCGAGGGGTGCAGAAGTGGGTGGTGCCCAGCGGAGGATACTACACCTTGATGGCGGTGGGAGCTCGCGGAGGAAGAGGCTCAGGGGGAATGGGCAGCACCCTCGGAGCTTTCGTTCGCGGTGTTCTTGAACTAGAAAAAGGCCAGACTCTGTACTTTTTGGTGGGACAACCAGGAATTGATGCGTGTACCAAGAGCCTGGGCATGATGAATAATCCCTGCGGTGTTGTTTCTACCGCCGGGGGTAATGAATCTCCCCTAGTTGGGGTCCAATCTGCGATCCGCGAGGTAAAGAACATCGAATTGACCAACGGCGGGGGAGGAGGCGGAGGAGCTACATATGTATTTACCGTAAAATCAACGGGAGAGCGTGAACCGCTGCTGGTCGCTGCGGGGGGTGGAGGACTCGGGTTTGGGCAATTTGTCGACGATGGAATTCAGCATGGTCATGGACCCTACGTGGACATGAAAAATCACGTCCTCGAGTTGACACCGGGAGATAAATCTGGGGGAGGAGGAGGAGGGTGGAACGGGTCATCCACGCACGACTTGAGACGTATTTCAGTGGGCCAATCTGTGATGAAGGGTGGCGTGGGCGGTGTCGGGTGtcatcagaaaaataaaactcacGGGGACGGAGGCTTCGGCGGAGGAGGTGGAGGCTGTCGAACTGGAGGCGGAGGTGGCGGATTCACTGGCGGAACTACCGGGGTAAAAAGCTCGACCAATGGCGAGGGTGGATTCTCATACATATCGTCCGAGCTAATCCACACGGCCTACAGATCCGGCTACAATCCTGGCTCAGGAGAAGTTTTAATAGTTCCGGCTATAAGCGGATGTGGATGCGATTTTCGGTGTGTCGCGGTTGATCGGCATCTCAGCGAGACGAGATGTCTGTGTCCGCCTGGCTGGCAGCTTGGAAATGATTCTCGCTCGTGCTTGGCCGACGAGCTGGATTTTACCAATCAGACGATGAAGATAGTATTGATTGTCGTTTGCTTCGTACTTGCGGTATCTTTCTCAGCGCTTTGCTTTATATTGTACAATAGATATCAGAATAAAAAGGCCGTATCGAGGCGCAGATTGGCGATGTTCGGTAACGGAACAGAATTAAATCCATTTCCGGGAGTTTCCGACACGATAATGACTGAATTTAATCCGAATTACGAGTTTGCTGGTAACTTTTACAGTATCAAAGACTTACCGCAGATACCACGTGAATCAATTACTTGCGTGAAACCGCTCGGACAAGGAGCTTTCGGTGAGGTCTTTCAAGGTGTTTACAAGTACACCCGCAATGAAGAAGCTCAGATTGCTGTTAAAACTTTGCCAGCGGTAACAACGTCCCAAGCAGCAGCTGATTTTATGATGGAAGCGCTTATTATGAGCAAATTCGATCATCCGAATATTGTTAAGTTCATTGGAATATCATTTGACAAAAATCCACGTTATATTGTTTTGGAATTGCTTGCCGGAGgggatttgaaaaattttctgcgCGAAGAGCGACCTAAACCC GATCGACCAACGACTTTGACAATGAGGGACTTAATTATTTGCGCTCATGATGTTGCCAGTGGTTGCAAATACATGGAGGATGCCCGCTTTATTCATCGCGACATTGCAGCCCGTAATTGCCTGCTAACTTGCAAAGGACCGGGACGTGTTGTTAAGATTGCTGACTTTGGAATGGCCCGTGACATATACCGCAGTGACTATTACAGAAAAGGCGGGAAGGCTATGTTGCCCATTAAATGGATGCCACCAGAGAGTTTCTTGGATGGGATTTTCACTACAAAGACTGATGTGTG GGCTTTCGGCGTACTCCTTTGGGAGATTATGTCATTCGGGTACATGCCGTACACTGGATGCTCAAACCGAGAAGTAATGTTGATGGTGCAGTCAGGAGGACGTCTTGAGAAACCAGCCGAGTGTCCTGATCCTATTTACGGTATAATGGCTAAGTGCTGGCATCCCAAGCCTGATGATCGACCCAGCTTTGAGCTCATTGTCGAGAGATTAGGTTACTGTCTCCAGGATCCAGATGTTATTAATCATCCGATGCCAAATTATGATATTCTTCCGGATTGTGACAGAGAAATCACTATCATGAGACCTGATCCAGAAACTGAATGCATCAATGTACATTCCAAT GTTTTTCATGATTTCTGCACAGCTGGACGGATGTGGATACATGCAGCCGCGCACTAA